Proteins encoded within one genomic window of Sphingomonas cannabina:
- a CDS encoding malonic semialdehyde reductase: MGQPLDDAGLDTIFRTARTYNGYTDAPVTEADIRRIYDLLKLGPTSANQHPARFIWLLNQEGKDRLAELASQANAPKIRKAPATVIIGMDMEFQENLPWLFPHAPDAKSWFPEGEMRFNNAFRNSSLQGAYLLIAARALGFDTGPMSGFDNAKVDAAFFADQPSVRSNFIATLGHGDASTIFERLPRPEFERFNRVL, translated from the coding sequence ATGGGACAGCCGCTCGACGATGCCGGGCTCGACACGATCTTCCGCACCGCGCGCACCTATAACGGCTATACCGACGCGCCGGTCACCGAGGCGGACATCCGCCGCATCTACGACCTGCTCAAGCTGGGCCCGACCTCGGCCAACCAGCATCCCGCGCGCTTCATCTGGCTGCTGAACCAGGAAGGGAAGGACAGGCTCGCCGAGCTCGCGAGCCAGGCCAACGCCCCCAAGATCCGCAAGGCGCCGGCGACCGTGATCATCGGCATGGACATGGAGTTCCAGGAGAATCTGCCCTGGCTCTTCCCGCACGCGCCCGACGCCAAGAGCTGGTTTCCCGAAGGCGAGATGCGCTTCAACAATGCCTTCCGCAACTCGTCCCTGCAGGGCGCCTATCTGCTGATCGCCGCCCGCGCGCTGGGCTTCGATACGGGGCCGATGTCGGGTTTCGACAACGCCAAGGTTGACGCGGCCTTTTTCGCGGACCAGCCGAGCGTCCGGTCCAACTTCATCGCAACATTGGGACATGGCGACGCCTCCACCATCTTCGAACGCCTCCCCCGCCCTGAATTCGAGCGGTTCAATCGCGTCCTCTGA
- a CDS encoding PhoH family protein produces the protein MSRKPVPAQSGERSRAEVTFDRPELLPQLFGEYDTNLVAIENRLGVYITARGNRVQLEGTAESVALARDVLNGLHTRLLQGQDVDPGMVDAVIALASEPTLDGIIRADRTAPPPIMIRTRRKTIVPRTMMQTHYMRELVSSDMIFALGPAGTGKTYLAVAQAVAQLISGSVQRLILSRPAVEAGERLGFLPGDMKEKVDPYLRPIYDALYDCMPPEQVERRIASGEIEIAPIAFMRGRTLADAFVILDEAQNTTPAQMKMFLTRFGQNSRMVICGDPKQVDLPGGMGASGLNDAVGRLEGIEGIAMVRFSAADVVRHPIVGRIVEAYEGAEA, from the coding sequence ATGAGCCGCAAGCCCGTCCCCGCCCAGTCTGGCGAACGCAGCCGCGCCGAAGTGACCTTCGACCGGCCCGAACTGCTGCCCCAGCTCTTCGGCGAATATGACACCAACCTCGTCGCGATCGAGAACCGCCTCGGCGTCTACATCACCGCGCGCGGCAACCGCGTGCAGCTCGAGGGCACGGCGGAATCGGTCGCGCTCGCCCGTGACGTGCTGAACGGGCTCCATACCCGGCTTCTGCAGGGGCAGGACGTCGATCCCGGCATGGTCGACGCGGTTATCGCGCTCGCCAGCGAGCCGACGCTCGACGGCATCATCCGCGCCGACCGCACCGCGCCGCCGCCGATCATGATCCGCACGCGCCGCAAGACGATCGTGCCGCGCACGATGATGCAGACGCACTACATGCGCGAGCTGGTGTCGAGCGACATGATCTTCGCGCTCGGCCCGGCTGGTACGGGCAAAACCTATCTCGCGGTCGCGCAGGCGGTGGCGCAGCTCATCAGCGGGTCGGTCCAGCGCCTTATCCTGTCGCGCCCGGCGGTCGAGGCGGGCGAGCGCCTGGGCTTCTTGCCCGGCGACATGAAGGAGAAGGTCGATCCCTATCTCCGCCCGATCTACGACGCGCTCTACGACTGCATGCCGCCCGAGCAGGTCGAGCGGCGCATCGCGTCGGGCGAGATCGAGATCGCGCCGATCGCCTTCATGCGCGGCCGCACACTCGCCGACGCCTTCGTCATCCTCGACGAGGCACAGAACACCACGCCCGCACAGATGAAGATGTTCCTGACCCGCTTCGGCCAGAACAGCCGCATGGTGATCTGCGGCGATCCCAAGCAGGTCGACCTGCCCGGCGGCATGGGCGCCTCCGGCCTCAACGACGCGGTTGGACGGCTGGAGGGGATTGAGGGGATCGCCATGGTCCGCTTCAGCGCCGCCGACGTGGTGCGCCATCCGATCGTGGGGCGGATCGTCGAGGCCTATGAGGGGGCGGAGGCTTGA
- a CDS encoding DUF7079 family protein: protein MRYEAALPHLDEIERSRRLPVWSSLSDLFLDTDVSLLRDTNARVLADSPYTINQIERIFLDEVTPACSFNLSAVAGEWSGFDEQWLAERIIAVRVRPGSGKPYVPVEAEWRALRDEVLRLRGSASLVSSGS, encoded by the coding sequence GTGCGCTACGAAGCGGCTCTGCCGCACCTTGACGAGATCGAGCGGAGCAGACGGCTTCCGGTCTGGTCCTCGCTGTCCGATCTGTTCCTGGACACAGACGTATCGCTGCTGCGTGATACGAATGCCCGCGTGCTGGCGGACAGCCCGTATACGATCAACCAGATCGAACGCATCTTCCTGGACGAAGTAACGCCGGCCTGTTCGTTCAACTTGTCGGCTGTCGCTGGCGAATGGTCGGGGTTCGACGAGCAATGGCTTGCCGAGCGCATCATCGCCGTGCGCGTCCGGCCGGGTAGCGGCAAACCATATGTTCCTGTCGAGGCGGAGTGGCGTGCTCTGCGTGATGAAGTCCTTCGCCTTCGCGGGTCCGCCTCGCTGGTGTCTTCGGGCAGTTAG
- a CDS encoding aspartyl/asparaginyl beta-hydroxylase domain-containing protein — translation MPSRIPDITAVSGAPADSRRLEKARGRPLIVQLGKRLRGPFDRVIASSSLVPNDPVLDVRDFPWTAELRANWQAIRDEAVAVALQGGVAPSLATISPDHRAIAEVNMWKSFFLWGYGYPIEENLAQCPATAALVEKIPGLNSAFFSILEPGTHIPAHRGVTKGLITCHLGLIVPHDGDVRMRVDERIVRWAEGETLVFDDTYDHEVWNDTSGTRVVLLIQFERPLRQPGKWFADLFLNVARRSAFVQEARENILSWNAALKAMDV, via the coding sequence GTGCCCTCGCGCATTCCCGACATCACCGCCGTCTCGGGTGCGCCCGCCGACTCGCGCCGACTGGAAAAGGCACGCGGCCGGCCATTGATCGTGCAGCTCGGCAAAAGGTTGCGCGGTCCGTTCGACCGGGTGATCGCCTCCTCGTCGCTGGTGCCGAACGATCCGGTGCTCGACGTACGGGACTTCCCCTGGACGGCGGAGCTGCGCGCCAATTGGCAGGCGATCCGCGACGAGGCGGTCGCGGTCGCGCTCCAGGGCGGCGTGGCGCCGAGCCTGGCGACGATCTCGCCCGATCACCGCGCGATCGCCGAGGTCAACATGTGGAAGTCCTTCTTCCTGTGGGGCTACGGCTATCCGATCGAGGAAAATCTCGCGCAATGCCCGGCGACCGCCGCGCTGGTCGAAAAGATTCCCGGGCTCAACAGTGCCTTCTTCTCGATCCTCGAGCCCGGCACCCACATTCCCGCGCACCGCGGCGTCACCAAGGGGCTGATCACCTGCCACCTCGGCCTGATCGTGCCGCACGACGGCGACGTCAGGATGCGCGTCGACGAGCGGATCGTCCGCTGGGCGGAGGGAGAGACCTTGGTGTTCGACGACACCTACGACCATGAGGTGTGGAACGACACCAGCGGCACCCGCGTCGTTCTGCTCATCCAGTTCGAGCGGCCGCTGCGCCAGCCCGGCAAATGGTTCGCCGACCTGTTCCTCAACGTCGCGCGCCGCTCCGCCTTCGTTCAGGAAGCGCGGGAGAATATCCTGAGCTGGAATGCGGCACTGAAGGCGATGGATGTCTGA
- a CDS encoding M16 family metallopeptidase, which translates to MIWFPRVLRPALVALPLLAAAIAAPAQEHAPLPAPQTQPGWLYKGSDIPPDPEWRFGVLPNGLRYAVRRNGVPPGQVAIRIRMDVGSLMEHDDELGYAHFIEHLSFRGSEHVADGEAMRIWQRMGATFGADTNASTSFTQTVYKIDLPSATEANLDESLKILEDMMDRPSLTQAVLDSERPVVLAEAREQPGPQMRLADLTRETFFAGQLLAKRSPIGKPETLTAATPAKMRAFQERWYRPERAVVVISGDIDPVTSERLIQRHFSSWQGEGPATPSPDFGKPAPGADPATASLVEPSLPPLLSMAYVRPWTIGDDTIIFNQKRMVDMIATRIVNRRLESRARGGGSFIQASTDLQDVSRSANITFVNILPLGNDWKAALGDVRQTIADAIAAPPTQAEIDREVGEIDANMRAQVASAKVEAGAKKADDMVEAVDIHETTTTMATSYAIFQDAVKKKFFTPAAVQASAKAVFSGTALRAVINSPTPGEDAAAELAAALKTDVKGAAEAAARLSKVSFDKLPKFGPKGKVVSRTVALADPKMERIEFANGVTMLLFENPSEVSRVYVRVRFGRGLTALPSDRPTPAFAADLALMPSGIGKMGQEEIDRLTGGRRIGYDFATDDDAFVVGATTSAEDLPDQLRLFAAKLQSPGWDPKPVARARAALLASYAALGASPDGVLARDLDGLLHAGDPRWGTPSREEIDQLTPESFRALWAPLLAEGPIEVQVFGDVKADTAIDAMARSFGALKPRKPAPAVAPAAKFPAHVANPVVRTHGGRDTQAAAVIAWPTGGGIEGVGEGRRLDVLAAVFRDRLLNQLRMKAGMSYTPNVDSQWPVGMPGGGRVMAMGMVPPDKTGFFFELARSIAADLAAKPVDADELKRALLPIAQQMMRFSTGNMFWLEQTEGGTLDPRRLKAVDTLASDLAGTTPQEIQALAAKYLRPDKDWTLVVLPEGSPQAAAAMAASKSAGGQ; encoded by the coding sequence ATGATTTGGTTCCCCCGCGTGCTCCGCCCGGCGCTCGTCGCGCTTCCCCTGCTCGCCGCCGCCATTGCCGCCCCGGCGCAGGAACATGCCCCGCTGCCGGCGCCGCAGACGCAGCCCGGCTGGCTCTACAAGGGCAGCGACATCCCGCCCGACCCCGAGTGGCGCTTCGGCGTGCTGCCCAACGGCCTGCGCTATGCCGTGCGGCGGAACGGGGTGCCGCCGGGGCAGGTCGCGATCCGCATCCGCATGGACGTGGGATCGCTGATGGAGCACGACGACGAGCTCGGCTACGCCCATTTCATCGAGCACCTCTCCTTCCGCGGCTCGGAGCATGTCGCGGACGGCGAGGCGATGCGGATCTGGCAGCGGATGGGCGCGACCTTCGGCGCCGACACCAACGCCAGCACCAGCTTCACCCAGACGGTCTACAAGATCGACCTGCCGTCCGCGACCGAGGCCAATCTCGACGAGAGCCTCAAGATCCTCGAGGACATGATGGACCGGCCCAGCCTGACACAGGCGGTGCTCGATTCGGAGCGCCCGGTGGTGCTGGCCGAGGCGCGCGAGCAGCCGGGGCCGCAGATGCGGCTCGCCGACCTCACGCGCGAGACCTTCTTCGCCGGCCAGCTGCTCGCCAAGCGCTCGCCGATCGGCAAGCCCGAGACGCTGACGGCGGCGACTCCGGCGAAGATGCGCGCCTTCCAGGAGCGCTGGTATCGGCCGGAACGCGCGGTGGTGGTGATCTCCGGCGACATCGATCCGGTCACGTCCGAGCGGCTGATCCAGCGCCACTTCTCGTCCTGGCAGGGCGAGGGTCCGGCGACGCCGAGCCCCGATTTCGGCAAGCCCGCTCCAGGGGCCGATCCCGCCACGGCGAGCCTGGTCGAGCCGTCGCTGCCGCCGCTCTTGTCGATGGCCTATGTGCGGCCGTGGACGATCGGCGACGACACCATCATCTTCAACCAGAAGCGCATGGTCGACATGATCGCGACCCGCATCGTCAACCGCCGCCTCGAATCGCGCGCGCGCGGCGGCGGCAGCTTCATCCAGGCGAGCACCGACCTGCAGGACGTGTCGCGTTCGGCAAACATCACCTTCGTCAACATCCTGCCGCTCGGCAACGACTGGAAGGCCGCGCTCGGCGACGTGCGCCAGACCATCGCCGACGCGATCGCCGCGCCGCCGACCCAGGCCGAAATCGATCGCGAGGTGGGCGAGATCGACGCCAACATGCGCGCTCAGGTGGCGAGCGCGAAGGTCGAGGCCGGCGCCAAGAAGGCCGACGACATGGTCGAGGCGGTCGACATCCATGAGACCACCACGACGATGGCGACGAGCTACGCGATCTTCCAAGACGCGGTGAAGAAGAAGTTCTTCACCCCCGCCGCGGTGCAGGCGTCGGCCAAGGCGGTGTTCTCCGGCACCGCGCTGCGGGCGGTGATCAACAGCCCGACCCCAGGCGAGGACGCCGCCGCCGAGCTCGCGGCCGCGCTCAAGACCGACGTCAAGGGCGCCGCCGAGGCCGCGGCCCGCCTGTCCAAGGTCAGCTTCGACAAGCTGCCGAAATTCGGGCCGAAGGGGAAGGTCGTCAGCCGCACCGTCGCGCTCGCCGATCCCAAGATGGAGCGGATCGAGTTCGCCAACGGCGTGACCATGCTGCTGTTCGAGAACCCCTCGGAGGTGAGCCGCGTCTACGTCCGCGTGCGCTTCGGCCGCGGCCTGACCGCGCTGCCCTCCGACCGGCCGACGCCGGCCTTCGCCGCCGACCTCGCGCTGATGCCGAGCGGGATCGGCAAGATGGGGCAGGAGGAGATCGACCGGCTCACCGGCGGCCGCCGGATCGGCTACGACTTCGCGACCGACGATGACGCCTTCGTGGTCGGCGCGACCACCTCGGCCGAGGACCTGCCCGACCAACTCCGGCTGTTCGCCGCCAAGCTGCAGTCGCCGGGCTGGGACCCCAAGCCGGTGGCACGGGCGCGGGCGGCGCTGCTGGCGAGCTATGCCGCGCTCGGCGCATCGCCCGACGGCGTGCTCGCGCGCGATCTCGACGGGCTGCTCCATGCCGGCGACCCGCGCTGGGGCACGCCGTCGCGGGAGGAGATCGACCAGCTCACCCCCGAGAGCTTCCGCGCCTTGTGGGCGCCGCTGCTCGCCGAAGGGCCGATCGAGGTGCAGGTGTTCGGCGACGTCAAGGCCGATACCGCGATCGACGCGATGGCGAGGAGCTTCGGCGCGCTCAAGCCGCGCAAGCCCGCCCCGGCGGTGGCGCCTGCGGCCAAGTTCCCAGCGCATGTCGCCAATCCGGTGGTACGCACCCATGGCGGGCGCGACACCCAGGCGGCGGCGGTGATCGCCTGGCCGACCGGCGGCGGGATCGAAGGCGTCGGCGAGGGCCGGCGGCTCGACGTGCTGGCGGCGGTGTTCCGCGACCGGCTGCTCAACCAGCTGCGCATGAAGGCGGGGATGAGCTACACCCCCAACGTCGATTCGCAATGGCCGGTCGGGATGCCGGGCGGCGGGCGCGTCATGGCGATGGGCATGGTGCCGCCCGACAAGACCGGCTTCTTCTTCGAGCTTGCCCGCAGCATTGCCGCGGACCTGGCGGCGAAGCCGGTCGACGCCGACGAGCTGAAGCGCGCGCTGCTGCCGATCGCGCAGCAGATGATGCGCTTTTCGACCGGCAACATGTTCTGGCTCGAGCAGACCGAGGGCGGCACGCTCGACCCGCGCCGGCTGAAGGCGGTCGATACGCTCGCCAGCGATCTCGCCGGGACGACGCCGCAGGAGATCCAGGCGCTCGCGGCCAAGTATCTGCGCCCCGACAAGGATTGGACGCTGGTGGTGCTGCCCGAAGGCTCGCCTCAGGCGGCCGCGGCGATGGCAGCGAGCAAGAGCGCGGGCGGGCAGTAA
- a CDS encoding MucR family transcriptional regulator — MDNTNDLQETLVTLTADIVAAHVSNNSVAVSDLPLLIQNVHGALSGLGTPAPAPEVKQEPAVSIRSSIKPDYIVCLEDGKKLKMLKRHLMTHYQMTPEQYRAKWNLPADYPMVAPNYAEQRRSLAKKIGLGTKRRKSR, encoded by the coding sequence ATGGACAATACGAACGATCTACAGGAAACGCTGGTCACGCTGACCGCTGATATTGTCGCTGCGCACGTCAGCAACAACAGCGTCGCGGTTTCCGATCTTCCGCTGCTGATTCAGAACGTCCATGGCGCGCTTTCGGGCCTCGGCACCCCCGCTCCCGCTCCCGAGGTCAAGCAGGAGCCGGCGGTTTCGATCCGTTCGTCGATCAAGCCGGACTACATCGTGTGCCTCGAGGACGGCAAGAAGCTCAAGATGCTGAAGCGACACCTGATGACGCACTATCAGATGACCCCGGAACAGTATCGCGCCAAGTGGAACTTGCCGGCCGACTATCCGATGGTCGCCCCCAACTATGCCGAGCAGCGCCGTTCGCTCGCCAAGAAGATCGGCCTCGGCACCAAGCGCCGCAAGTCGCGCTGA
- a CDS encoding GNAT family N-acetyltransferase, giving the protein MSAKLIDLRAGDATDLPEVSALMADAFDPRFGEAWTLNQCLGMLSLAGVWLTLAYDRGRLAGFALARAVAGDGELLLLAVRPAKRGHGIGAALLRSVIADAEARSATRLHLEVRAGNDAVNLYRANGFAKVGERRDYYRGITGQSFDAHTYARELSVSRVG; this is encoded by the coding sequence ATGAGCGCGAAGCTGATCGATCTGCGCGCGGGGGACGCCACCGACCTGCCCGAGGTGTCGGCGCTAATGGCGGACGCGTTCGATCCGCGTTTCGGCGAGGCGTGGACGCTCAACCAGTGCCTGGGAATGCTGAGCCTGGCGGGCGTGTGGCTGACGCTCGCTTATGATCGGGGCCGGTTGGCGGGCTTCGCGCTCGCCCGCGCGGTCGCGGGCGACGGCGAGCTGCTGCTGCTCGCGGTGCGGCCGGCGAAGCGCGGCCACGGCATCGGCGCGGCATTGCTCCGAAGCGTGATCGCCGATGCCGAAGCGCGATCGGCGACGCGGCTCCATCTCGAAGTCCGCGCGGGCAATGATGCGGTGAATCTCTATCGTGCTAATGGTTTCGCCAAGGTCGGCGAGCGACGCGATTATTATCGCGGCATTACGGGCCAGTCGTTCGATGCGCATACCTATGCGCGGGAACTGTCGGTCAGCCGAGTCGGCTAA
- a CDS encoding DJ-1/PfpI family protein → MPEPITPDPMTIAFLLFPHVTQLDLTGPAQVLSRLGGARIALVAKTRDPVPTDAGFALLPTATFNEVPAANILCVPGGFGTVAAMEDEATLAWLRQVGAGATWVTSVCTGSLLLGAAGLLRGYRAACHWASRDQLAWFGAEPVAERVVFDRNRVTGGGVTAGIDFALALTAAIRGEDHARFVQLSLEYDPAPPFDSGSPERAAPETLARYHSMVEAYAPGRAEKVKAIAERMTP, encoded by the coding sequence ATGCCCGAGCCGATCACCCCAGATCCGATGACCATCGCCTTCCTGCTGTTTCCGCACGTCACCCAGCTCGATCTGACCGGCCCGGCGCAGGTGCTCTCGCGGCTCGGCGGTGCCCGCATCGCGCTGGTCGCGAAGACGCGCGATCCGGTGCCGACCGATGCCGGCTTCGCACTGCTGCCGACCGCCACCTTCAACGAGGTGCCGGCGGCGAATATCCTGTGCGTCCCCGGCGGCTTCGGCACGGTCGCGGCGATGGAGGACGAGGCGACGCTCGCCTGGCTGCGGCAGGTCGGTGCCGGCGCGACCTGGGTCACCAGCGTCTGCACCGGATCGCTGCTGCTCGGCGCGGCAGGGCTGCTCCGCGGCTATCGCGCCGCCTGCCATTGGGCTTCGCGCGACCAGCTCGCCTGGTTCGGCGCCGAGCCGGTGGCGGAGCGGGTGGTGTTCGACCGCAATCGCGTGACCGGCGGCGGCGTAACCGCGGGAATCGACTTCGCCCTCGCCCTGACCGCCGCGATCCGCGGCGAGGACCACGCCCGCTTCGTCCAGCTCAGCCTCGAATATGACCCCGCCCCGCCGTTCGACAGCGGCTCGCCCGAACGCGCCGCGCCGGAGACGCTGGCGCGTTATCATTCGATGGTGGAGGCCTATGCCCCCGGCCGGGCCGAGAAGGTGAAGGCGATCGCAGAACGAATGACGCCATGA
- a CDS encoding NifU family protein → MLIETEATPNPATLKFLPGRTVMEAGTRDFATPEEAAASPLAEALFDLGDVTGVFFGRDFVSVTAAPGVEWLDLKPDVLAVLLDHFSANMPLFRPGSAAGITVPPEGAEFADNPEDADIVAQIRELIDTRVRPAVANDGGDIVYRGFDQGKVYLQMQGACSGCPSSTATLKQGIEQLLKYYVPEVTEVRAV, encoded by the coding sequence ATGCTGATCGAGACCGAAGCCACGCCCAACCCGGCGACGCTCAAGTTCCTGCCCGGCCGCACGGTGATGGAGGCCGGCACCCGCGACTTCGCGACGCCCGAGGAGGCGGCCGCCTCGCCGCTGGCCGAGGCGCTGTTCGACCTCGGCGACGTGACCGGCGTGTTCTTCGGCCGCGACTTCGTGTCGGTGACCGCCGCGCCCGGCGTCGAATGGCTCGACCTCAAGCCCGACGTGCTGGCGGTGCTGCTCGATCATTTCTCCGCCAACATGCCGTTGTTCCGCCCCGGCTCGGCCGCCGGCATCACGGTGCCGCCCGAGGGCGCCGAGTTCGCCGATAATCCGGAGGACGCCGACATCGTCGCGCAGATCCGCGAGCTGATCGACACGCGCGTGCGCCCTGCGGTCGCCAACGACGGCGGCGACATCGTCTACCGCGGCTTCGACCAGGGCAAGGTCTATCTCCAGATGCAGGGCGCCTGCTCGGGCTGCCCCTCGTCGACGGCGACGCTGAAGCAGGGTATCGAGCAGCTTCTCAAATATTATGTCCCCGAAGTGACCGAAGTCCGCGCGGTCTGA
- a CDS encoding Fur family transcriptional regulator → MARKIDLEALCHEKGLRITEQRKVIARVLSEAEDHPDVEKVYERASAIDPGISIATVYRTVRLFEEAGILDRHDFGDGRARYEPSPEAHHDHLIDVETGRVIEFVDPELEQLQKQIAEKLGFRLVDHRMELYGVSLDRKS, encoded by the coding sequence ATGGCGCGCAAGATCGATCTCGAAGCTCTCTGTCACGAAAAGGGACTGCGCATCACCGAGCAACGCAAGGTGATCGCCCGCGTCCTGTCCGAGGCGGAGGACCATCCCGACGTCGAGAAGGTCTATGAGCGCGCCTCGGCGATCGATCCCGGCATCTCGATCGCGACGGTCTACCGCACCGTGCGGCTGTTCGAGGAGGCAGGCATCCTCGACCGCCACGACTTCGGCGACGGCCGCGCCCGCTACGAGCCTTCGCCCGAGGCGCATCACGATCACCTGATCGACGTTGAGACCGGCCGCGTGATCGAGTTCGTCGATCCCGAGCTCGAGCAGCTCCAGAAGCAGATCGCGGAGAAGCTCGGCTTCCGCCTGGTCGATCACCGCATGGAGCTCTACGGCGTCTCGCTCGACCGCAAGAGCTGA
- the miaB gene encoding tRNA (N6-isopentenyl adenosine(37)-C2)-methylthiotransferase MiaB, which produces MTDPKTFHVKSFGCQMNVYDGERMAELMGEAGLTVAADAGEADLVVLNTCHIREKATEKVYSEIGRLRKDGRKPMIAVAGCVAQAEGEEIARRAKVDVVVGPQAYHNLPELVAKAAKGGLALDTDMPAASKFAALPARRKVAPSAFLTVQEGCDKFCTYCVVPYTRGAEISRPFQAIVDEAKALVDAGAREITLLGQNVNAWGQDEGGLETLIRALDRVEGLKRIRYTTSHPNDMTQGLIDAHRDVETLMPFLHLPVQAGSNRVLRAMNRSHTRDSYLRILDRVRAARPDIALSGDFIVGFPSETDAEFEETLSLIDEVRYAQAFSFKYSPRPGTPAAEMDGFVPAEVMDERLQRLQAALNRDQAAFNAATVGRHCKVLIERPGKLPGQRIGKSPWLQSVHLMTDATIGAIVEVEIVSAGPNSLGGIERLRAAA; this is translated from the coding sequence ATGACCGACCCGAAAACCTTTCACGTCAAGTCGTTCGGCTGCCAGATGAACGTCTATGACGGCGAGCGCATGGCCGAGCTGATGGGCGAGGCCGGCCTGACCGTCGCGGCCGATGCCGGCGAGGCGGACCTCGTCGTGCTCAACACCTGCCACATCCGCGAGAAGGCGACCGAGAAGGTCTATTCGGAGATCGGGCGCCTCCGGAAGGATGGCCGCAAGCCGATGATCGCGGTCGCCGGCTGCGTCGCGCAGGCCGAGGGCGAGGAGATCGCGCGCCGCGCCAAGGTCGACGTGGTCGTCGGACCCCAGGCCTATCACAACCTTCCCGAGCTGGTCGCCAAGGCGGCAAAGGGCGGCCTCGCGCTCGACACCGACATGCCGGCGGCGAGCAAGTTCGCCGCGCTCCCCGCGCGCCGCAAGGTCGCGCCTTCGGCCTTCCTGACGGTGCAGGAAGGCTGCGACAAGTTCTGCACCTATTGCGTGGTGCCCTATACCCGCGGCGCCGAGATCAGCCGGCCGTTCCAGGCGATCGTCGACGAGGCCAAGGCGCTGGTCGACGCGGGCGCGCGGGAGATCACGCTGCTCGGCCAGAACGTCAACGCCTGGGGCCAGGACGAGGGCGGGCTGGAGACGCTGATCCGCGCGCTCGACCGGGTCGAGGGGCTGAAGCGCATCCGCTACACCACCAGTCACCCCAACGACATGACGCAGGGCCTGATCGACGCGCATCGCGACGTCGAGACGCTGATGCCGTTCCTCCACCTGCCGGTGCAGGCCGGCAGCAACCGCGTGCTGAGGGCGATGAACCGCAGCCACACGCGCGACTCCTACCTCCGCATCCTCGACCGCGTCCGCGCCGCCCGGCCGGACATCGCGCTGTCGGGCGACTTCATCGTCGGCTTCCCCAGCGAGACCGACGCCGAGTTCGAGGAGACGTTGAGCCTGATCGACGAGGTTCGCTATGCCCAGGCGTTCAGCTTCAAATATTCGCCGCGCCCCGGCACGCCGGCGGCGGAGATGGACGGCTTCGTGCCAGCCGAAGTGATGGACGAACGCCTCCAGCGCCTCCAGGCGGCGCTCAACCGCGATCAGGCCGCATTCAATGCGGCGACGGTGGGCAGGCACTGCAAGGTGCTGATCGAGCGTCCCGGCAAGCTCCCCGGCCAGCGCATCGGCAAGTCGCCCTGGCTGCAATCGGTCCACCTGATGACCGACGCGACGATCGGCGCGATCGTCGAGGTCGAGATCGTCAGCGCCGGCCCCAATTCGCTGGGCGGCATCGAGCGGCTGCGCGCGGCGGCGTGA
- the tsaB gene encoding tRNA (adenosine(37)-N6)-threonylcarbamoyltransferase complex dimerization subunit type 1 TsaB: MIVDGAVAAARHEVVGRGHAERLVPMIAELPGEGRAARILVDCGPGSFTGIRVGLAAAIGLGIGWGAEVWGFSSLALVAAAGFAARPGLGELAVVLEGGHGEVFMQSFTHPLAATDALASLRPEVALARLGGRPAVGNGVRHLAALDSSLDLVEALPDAAQAILLPPTFAALPPRPIYGRAPDAVAKP, translated from the coding sequence TTGATCGTCGACGGTGCGGTCGCCGCTGCGCGGCACGAGGTGGTCGGCCGCGGCCATGCCGAGCGGCTGGTGCCGATGATCGCCGAGCTGCCGGGCGAGGGTCGTGCCGCGCGCATCCTCGTCGATTGTGGTCCCGGCAGCTTCACCGGCATCCGCGTCGGCCTGGCCGCGGCGATCGGGCTCGGCATCGGCTGGGGCGCCGAGGTCTGGGGCTTCTCGTCGCTCGCGCTGGTCGCCGCAGCCGGTTTCGCGGCGCGCCCGGGCCTCGGCGAGCTTGCCGTGGTGCTCGAAGGCGGCCACGGTGAAGTGTTCATGCAGAGTTTCACCCATCCGCTCGCCGCAACCGATGCGCTCGCCTCGCTGCGTCCGGAGGTGGCGCTCGCCAGGCTCGGCGGGCGTCCCGCCGTCGGCAACGGCGTGCGCCATCTCGCCGCGCTCGATTCCTCGCTCGACCTTGTCGAGGCGCTGCCCGATGCAGCGCAGGCCATATTGCTGCCGCCGACCTTCGCCGCGCTGCCGCCTCGGCCGATCTATGGCCGCGCACCGGATGCCGTCGCCAAGCCATGA